The genomic stretch GGTACGAGGTAGTGGTGGGGCCGCCGGAGCGGAGACACTTTGGACGCACTATCACCTTCTATATCCTGGTAAGCGGGAGCGAACGGATGGCGCCCCAGTCAGGAGTGTTCAGGGAGGTGCAGTTCGGAGGGGGCTCGCCGCAGTATCTCAACAATTCGCTGGACCTGGTTTACCAGTAGACCGCCCGAATCTTAGGCTTGGTGGACATAGACCGACGGCGTCCATAAAATTACGCCGTCGGTCTAGCTTTTGCGGAGGAGGGCGTTATGGCTAAGATAAATTCTGTGTTAGGGCCGCTGGACACGTCCAAGCTGGGATTCACGCTGCCGCACGAGCACGTGCTGGTGACATCAGCCGGGCTGCCCTTCAGCTACCCGGAGTTCACACGTCGAGAAGAGAACGTTGTGCATGGGTCGCAGCAGCTGAGCGAGGCGTACAAGGAGGGCGTGCGGACTATAGTGGACGTGACGACTCACGATCTGGGCCGGGACATCAAGCTCATGCAGGAGGTGTCCAAGAAGTCCAAGGTCAATATCATCGCCTGCACAGGGACGTGGCGGGACATACCTCGCGCCTTTTGGACGGCGGACCCGGACTGGATTGCGCCGCTTTATGTTCGAGAGATAAGGGAGGGGATAGAGGGGACGAGCGTTAAGGCCGGGATTATCAAGGTGGCCAACGATGAGGGCGGGGTTACGCCGGAGGGGGCGATTGTGCTGAGGGCGGCGGCGCGGGCGCATAAGGCTACGGGCGTGCCGATATCGACGCATACGTGGGCGCCGGAACGGGTGGGGGAGCAGCAGGTGAAGATTTTTAAAGAAGAGGGCGTGGACCTGAATCGAGTGTATGTGGGCCACAGCAATGACACGACGGACGTAGGCTACCTGGAGGGGTTGCTGAAGGAGGGGGTGTGGCTGGGGCTGGACCGCTACCC from SAR202 cluster bacterium encodes the following:
- a CDS encoding phosphotriesterase-related protein, with protein sequence MAKINSVLGPLDTSKLGFTLPHEHVLVTSAGLPFSYPEFTRREENVVHGSQQLSEAYKEGVRTIVDVTTHDLGRDIKLMQEVSKKSKVNIIACTGTWRDIPRAFWTADPDWIAPLYVREIREGIEGTSVKAGIIKVANDEGGVTPEGAIVLRAAARAHKATGVPISTHTWAPERVGEQQVKIFKEEGVDLNRVYVGHSNDTTDVGYLEGLLKEGVWLGLDRYPGGFYGGTPQWEQRTRIVKQLIDKGWANRIMVSHDWSVIIDDDRTPKARRERLKANPYAYRFIHQKVLPMLREMGVKEEAIHQMQVENPRRFFEGK